From one Paenibacillus terrae HPL-003 genomic stretch:
- the kdpF gene encoding K(+)-transporting ATPase subunit F: MVVLALTAIVFVYLIYALLNPEKF, translated from the coding sequence ATGGTTGTGCTTGCGCTTACGGCTATTGTGTTTGTGTATTTAATCTACGCACTCCTGAATCCTGAAAAGTTCTAA
- the kdpB gene encoding potassium-transporting ATPase subunit KdpB translates to MKEQRKRMLDKSILKHAIKDSFMKLNPMIMMKNPVMFVVEIGTLVVLLMLLFPGYFGTGNEMGFNLAVFMILLFTLLFANFAEALAEGRGKAQAASLKKSKQDTQANKLVGNEIQVVSSTELRKGDIVMVSQGEMIPSDGEVIEGLASVDESAITGESAPVIKESGGDFCSVTGGTRVVSDRIKVRITTEPGETFIDKMISLVEGAQRQKTPNEIALNTLLISLTIIFLIVVVTLAPIARHFNIDLPVPVLISLLVCLIPTTIGGLLSAIGIAGMDRVTQFNVLAMSGKAVEASGDINTMILDKTGTITFGNRMASQFVPVGGVEETELVKWAAMSSMKDETPEGRSVLELMRKQEYTLDESLAAGGAFIEFKAETRMSGLDLADGRKVRKGAVDSVRQWVLSQNGSIPADLEEKANQVASEGGTPLAVALDDQMYGIIYLKDTVKPGMKERFDQLREMGIRTIMCTGDNPLTAATIAREAGVDDFVAESKPEDKIAVIRREQELGKLVAMTGDGTNDAPALAQADVGLAMNSGTVAAKEAANMVDLDSDPSKIIEVVAIGKQLLMTRGALTTFSIANDVAKYFAIIPAMFMLAIPQMSALNVMGLGSPLSAILSALIFNAVIIPLLIPLAMKGVKYKPMSSDRLLGRNLLIYGLGGMVVPFVGIKAIDLLVHLWI, encoded by the coding sequence ATGAAGGAACAACGCAAACGCATGCTGGATAAAAGCATCTTGAAGCATGCGATCAAGGATAGCTTTATGAAATTAAATCCGATGATCATGATGAAAAATCCTGTCATGTTCGTCGTGGAAATCGGCACATTGGTCGTGCTGCTGATGCTGCTGTTTCCCGGTTATTTTGGAACTGGCAACGAAATGGGTTTTAATCTGGCGGTTTTTATGATCCTGTTGTTCACGTTGCTCTTTGCTAACTTTGCCGAAGCGCTCGCGGAGGGACGGGGTAAGGCGCAGGCTGCCTCTTTGAAAAAATCCAAGCAGGATACACAAGCAAACAAGCTTGTCGGGAATGAGATTCAGGTGGTCAGCTCGACCGAGCTGCGCAAAGGTGACATTGTGATGGTGTCCCAGGGCGAGATGATTCCGAGCGATGGTGAGGTTATTGAGGGTCTTGCCTCAGTGGATGAATCGGCGATTACGGGAGAATCGGCCCCGGTGATCAAGGAATCGGGTGGTGATTTTTGCTCGGTAACCGGCGGGACGCGTGTGGTCAGTGACCGGATAAAGGTGCGGATTACAACAGAACCGGGCGAGACGTTCATTGATAAAATGATTTCGCTCGTGGAGGGCGCACAGCGGCAAAAGACGCCGAACGAAATTGCGCTGAATACCCTGCTGATCAGCTTAACGATTATTTTTCTAATCGTGGTGGTGACACTGGCACCGATTGCTCGTCATTTTAACATCGATCTGCCTGTTCCCGTGCTTATCTCGTTACTGGTCTGTCTGATTCCGACGACGATTGGAGGACTGCTGTCAGCCATCGGGATTGCCGGTATGGACCGGGTCACCCAATTTAACGTGCTGGCGATGTCAGGTAAGGCGGTAGAAGCATCCGGGGACATCAATACAATGATTCTGGACAAAACGGGTACAATTACCTTCGGTAACCGGATGGCGAGCCAATTCGTGCCTGTAGGGGGCGTAGAGGAGACGGAGTTAGTAAAGTGGGCTGCGATGAGCTCGATGAAGGATGAGACGCCCGAGGGGCGCTCCGTTCTGGAGTTGATGCGCAAGCAGGAGTACACACTGGATGAATCCTTGGCAGCAGGAGGGGCCTTTATCGAGTTCAAGGCGGAAACCCGGATGAGTGGTCTGGATCTGGCCGATGGACGAAAGGTACGTAAGGGCGCGGTGGACTCTGTCCGGCAGTGGGTACTATCGCAAAATGGTAGCATTCCAGCCGATCTGGAGGAAAAAGCGAATCAGGTGGCCTCTGAAGGAGGTACGCCGCTGGCTGTCGCGCTGGATGATCAGATGTATGGCATTATTTATTTGAAGGACACGGTGAAGCCGGGCATGAAGGAGCGGTTCGATCAGCTCCGGGAAATGGGTATCCGTACGATCATGTGTACCGGGGATAATCCGCTGACTGCCGCGACGATTGCGCGGGAAGCGGGTGTGGATGATTTTGTGGCTGAAAGCAAGCCGGAGGATAAGATCGCGGTTATCCGTCGTGAGCAGGAGCTGGGCAAGCTGGTTGCCATGACCGGGGACGGTACGAATGATGCTCCTGCGCTGGCGCAGGCTGACGTTGGGCTTGCCATGAATAGTGGCACGGTCGCAGCCAAGGAAGCCGCCAATATGGTGGACCTGGATTCCGATCCGTCCAAAATTATTGAGGTGGTCGCTATCGGCAAGCAGTTACTTATGACACGCGGTGCTTTGACGACATTCAGTATCGCGAACGATGTTGCCAAATATTTTGCCATTATTCCGGCGATGTTCATGCTGGCGATTCCGCAAATGAGCGCATTGAACGTGATGGGGCTTGGCTCTCCGTTGTCCGCTATTTTGTCGGCACTGATCTTTAATGCTGTTATTATTCCACTTCTGATCCCGCTGGCCATGAAGGGCGTGAAGTATAAGCCCATGAGCTCGGATCGCCTGCTGGGACGGAATTTGCTGATTTACGGTCTGGGCGGTATGGTGGTGCCGTTTGTCGGCATTAAAGCCATTGATTTGCTGGTGCATTTGTGGATTTAA
- the kdpA gene encoding potassium-transporting ATPase subunit KdpA, which translates to MELLQIGIVIVILLLLVKPVGTYIYHVFSNEPNRTDRVFGGTEKLIYKVIGLKKLESMRWTTYVMSFIATNVVLVAISYVLLRLQGLLPGNPAGNGNMEASLAFNTVISFMTNTNLQHYSGESGLTYLTQMAFVTMMMFTSAASGFAVAAAFMRGLTRRGEGMGNFFQDFIKAIIRIFLPLAFVLTLVLVGLKVPQTLQPTADITTLSGTQQQIALGPVASMESIKHLGTNGGGFNGANSAHPFENPSPWTNVLEILAMWVMPASLPYTFGLFARNRKQGWIIFSSMMVLFLVFLSITYVSEKTGNPLIQALGVDASQGSMEGKEVRFGIGQSALFTAVTTAATTGSVNNMHDTLTPLGGMAALGEMMLNVIFGGKGVGLMNMLMYAILGVFICGLMVGRTPEFMGRKIEGKEMKLIAIAILVHPFLILVPTALAFMSHWGYDAVTNPGYHGLTQVLYEYASSAANNGSGFEGLADNNVFWNTTTGVVMFFGRYISIVALLAVAASLNAKAPTPVTTGTLRTDNKLFGAILIGVVLLIGALTFLPVIVLGPVAEFLTM; encoded by the coding sequence ATGGAGCTGCTGCAAATTGGAATTGTGATTGTGATATTGCTGCTCTTGGTGAAACCAGTGGGCACCTATATATATCATGTATTCTCAAATGAACCGAATCGGACGGACCGAGTGTTTGGCGGGACGGAGAAGCTGATTTATAAGGTTATAGGATTGAAAAAGCTGGAGAGCATGCGTTGGACCACGTATGTGATGAGTTTTATCGCTACGAATGTCGTGCTTGTGGCGATCAGCTATGTGCTGCTGCGCTTGCAGGGACTGCTCCCCGGTAATCCGGCTGGGAATGGCAATATGGAAGCGTCACTGGCTTTTAATACAGTGATCAGCTTTATGACCAATACGAATCTCCAGCATTACAGCGGAGAAAGTGGACTTACGTATCTGACGCAGATGGCGTTCGTTACGATGATGATGTTTACTTCGGCTGCTTCCGGTTTTGCGGTTGCTGCGGCTTTTATGAGAGGATTGACGCGGCGCGGTGAAGGAATGGGCAATTTTTTTCAGGATTTTATCAAAGCAATTATACGGATTTTTCTTCCGTTGGCCTTTGTGCTTACGCTGGTGCTGGTCGGACTGAAAGTACCGCAGACGCTTCAGCCTACGGCGGATATTACGACGCTGAGCGGAACACAGCAGCAGATTGCCTTGGGACCCGTTGCTTCGATGGAATCGATCAAGCATTTGGGTACGAACGGGGGCGGTTTCAATGGGGCCAACTCGGCGCATCCTTTTGAAAATCCAAGTCCCTGGACGAATGTGCTGGAAATTTTGGCGATGTGGGTGATGCCAGCTTCGCTGCCGTATACCTTTGGGCTGTTCGCTCGTAATCGCAAACAGGGCTGGATTATTTTTAGCTCCATGATGGTACTGTTTCTCGTATTCCTATCTATTACGTACGTGTCAGAGAAAACGGGTAATCCGCTGATTCAGGCACTGGGTGTGGATGCTTCTCAGGGAAGCATGGAAGGGAAAGAGGTCCGCTTCGGCATCGGACAATCGGCGTTGTTCACGGCGGTAACGACGGCGGCTACGACAGGTTCGGTCAATAACATGCACGATACACTGACTCCATTGGGTGGTATGGCTGCTTTGGGTGAAATGATGCTGAACGTCATTTTCGGCGGTAAGGGTGTCGGGCTGATGAATATGCTGATGTATGCGATTCTGGGTGTATTTATATGTGGATTGATGGTCGGCAGGACCCCGGAATTTATGGGCAGGAAGATTGAAGGCAAGGAAATGAAGCTGATCGCGATTGCCATTTTGGTGCATCCGTTTCTCATTTTGGTGCCGACTGCGCTCGCTTTTATGAGTCATTGGGGGTACGATGCGGTCACAAACCCCGGATATCACGGGTTGACTCAGGTGTTATATGAATATGCGTCATCTGCGGCTAATAACGGTTCGGGATTTGAGGGACTTGCGGATAACAACGTATTCTGGAACACGACAACGGGTGTCGTTATGTTCTTCGGACGATATATATCGATTGTTGCACTGTTAGCTGTAGCGGCTTCGTTGAATGCCAAAGCACCGACTCCAGTGACGACGGGCACACTTCGTACGGACAACAAGCTGTTTGGGGCGATTCTGATCGGGGTTGTGCTGCTGATTGGTGCGTTGACCTTTTTGCCCGTAATCGTATTGGGGCCTGTGGCTGAATTTTTGACCATGTGA
- a CDS encoding glutathione peroxidase, whose translation MTVYEYDAQTLQGKEIPLSTYEGKVLLIVNTASKCGLTPQYKALQELYEQYHEQGLEILGFPSNQFAKQEPGSSEDISEFCQINYGVTFPMFSKIDVNGDQAHPLFRYLTQTAPGVLGSKAIKWNFTKFLITREGNVFKRYAPQTTPDKLAGDIEKLLQ comes from the coding sequence ATGACCGTTTATGAATATGATGCACAAACCCTGCAAGGGAAAGAAATTCCGTTGTCCACATATGAAGGAAAAGTTCTGCTGATTGTGAATACAGCCAGCAAATGCGGGCTAACTCCCCAGTATAAGGCGCTACAAGAACTATATGAACAATACCATGAGCAGGGTCTTGAAATCTTGGGGTTTCCCAGCAACCAGTTTGCCAAGCAAGAGCCGGGTTCCAGCGAGGACATTTCGGAGTTTTGCCAGATCAACTATGGAGTTACATTTCCGATGTTTTCCAAAATAGATGTCAATGGCGATCAGGCGCACCCTTTATTCCGCTACCTCACCCAAACAGCTCCGGGCGTATTAGGCTCCAAAGCGATCAAATGGAATTTTACTAAATTTTTAATTACGCGCGAAGGGAACGTATTTAAGCGCTATGCCCCACAGACAACTCCGGATAAACTGGCGGGGGATATTGAGAAGCTCTTGCAGTAA
- the kdpC gene encoding potassium-transporting ATPase subunit KdpC: MSGFYRMMSGRRFAAHEKAGSAGQGNNKRPETGAVPNGRPEGEEMRGGTIVGVALRTSVLMILLCGLAYPLVSTGVAQVLFPQQANGSMLRNAEGQVVGSELIGQSFANPAFFQGRVSSIDYNGAGSGASNYAPSNPALIQRVKDSIADWQKNNPDVPISQVPVDLITNSGSGLDPHISPQAALVQIPRISGLTGIALDKLKALVQEQTEGRSAGVFGEPRVNVLKLNLALEAQTQAQPAKR; this comes from the coding sequence ATGAGTGGCTTTTATCGGATGATGTCTGGACGCAGATTTGCTGCGCACGAAAAAGCCGGGTCTGCCGGGCAGGGGAATAACAAGCGTCCAGAGACGGGGGCTGTGCCGAATGGAAGGCCGGAGGGAGAAGAGATGCGGGGAGGCACCATTGTAGGAGTAGCCTTGCGTACCTCGGTGCTGATGATCCTCCTGTGCGGCCTCGCTTATCCGCTGGTTAGCACGGGCGTAGCACAGGTATTGTTTCCGCAGCAGGCGAATGGCAGTATGCTTCGTAATGCCGAGGGGCAGGTAGTCGGCTCTGAGCTGATCGGGCAGTCCTTTGCCAATCCGGCATTTTTTCAGGGGCGGGTATCGAGCATTGATTATAATGGGGCCGGTTCAGGCGCCAGTAACTACGCACCGTCCAATCCGGCCTTGATACAGCGGGTCAAGGATTCCATAGCGGATTGGCAGAAAAATAACCCGGATGTACCGATTAGTCAGGTTCCGGTGGACCTGATTACGAACTCCGGCTCCGGTCTGGACCCGCATATCTCGCCGCAGGCGGCACTGGTTCAGATCCCGCGTATTAGCGGCTTGACGGGTATTGCGCTGGATAAGCTGAAGGCACTGGTGCAGGAGCAGACCGAAGGGCGCAGTGCCGGAGTGTTTGGTGAGCCACGTGTGAATGTGCTCAAGCTGAACCTCGCGCTTGAAGCCCAAACGCAGGCACAGCCTGCCAAGCGGTAA
- a CDS encoding Nramp family divalent metal transporter, giving the protein MENTKGNLAEIASLAEVNRSLNVPKDGTWFRKFLAFAGPGYMVAVGYMDPGNWATDIAGGSQFGYTLLSVILISNLMAILLQALSGKLGIATGKDLAQMCREAYSRPVAIGLWLLCEIAIAAMDLAEVIGSAIALKLLFGIPLLYGVLITAFDVMLILLLQNKGFRSLETLVIVLMATIAGCFGINLILAQPEWGGVLGGFVPDSQILTNPSMLYIAIGIMGATVMPHNLYLHSSIVQTRKFEQTSAGKREAIKFATWDSSIALMFALFINAAILIVAAAVFHTAGKTDVAEISDAYYLLSPLLGTTLASILFGVALLASGQNSTVTGTLAGQIVMEGFLSLRLAPWLRRLVTRLIAIIPAVIVTAIAGEKGAEELLVLSQVILSIQLPFAIIPLLIFTSDKNRMGEFANKTWQKVLTWIVTAIIIVLNVVLIVQTISGH; this is encoded by the coding sequence ATGGAAAATACAAAAGGTAACTTGGCGGAAATCGCTTCACTAGCGGAAGTGAATCGTTCCTTGAACGTCCCGAAGGACGGCACGTGGTTTCGGAAATTCCTCGCCTTTGCCGGACCCGGCTATATGGTCGCTGTCGGCTATATGGACCCTGGCAACTGGGCTACAGACATTGCGGGCGGATCGCAATTTGGCTATACACTGCTCAGTGTCATTCTGATCTCTAATCTGATGGCCATCTTGCTGCAGGCCTTATCTGGCAAGCTCGGCATTGCTACAGGTAAAGATTTGGCTCAAATGTGCCGTGAAGCCTACAGTCGTCCGGTCGCGATCGGCTTATGGCTTTTATGCGAAATCGCTATTGCAGCCATGGATTTGGCCGAGGTCATCGGTTCAGCCATTGCACTAAAGCTGCTGTTCGGCATACCACTATTGTACGGTGTCCTGATTACTGCATTCGATGTCATGCTCATTTTATTGCTGCAAAACAAAGGCTTTCGTTCTTTGGAAACACTGGTCATTGTACTGATGGCGACGATTGCCGGCTGCTTTGGCATCAATCTCATTTTGGCCCAGCCGGAATGGGGCGGCGTGTTAGGTGGCTTTGTGCCGGACTCGCAAATTTTGACCAACCCAAGCATGCTGTATATCGCCATCGGTATTATGGGGGCTACCGTGATGCCCCATAACCTGTACCTGCATTCGTCCATCGTACAAACTCGTAAATTCGAGCAGACGTCAGCAGGCAAACGGGAGGCTATCAAATTCGCGACATGGGATTCGAGTATAGCGCTCATGTTCGCCCTGTTTATCAATGCCGCCATTCTGATCGTGGCAGCAGCCGTGTTCCATACAGCAGGAAAAACCGATGTGGCGGAAATCAGCGATGCTTACTATTTGCTGTCGCCATTGCTCGGAACCACACTCGCGAGTATCCTGTTCGGGGTGGCACTGCTCGCTTCCGGTCAGAATTCAACCGTAACCGGTACCTTAGCCGGGCAAATCGTCATGGAGGGCTTTCTCAGCCTGCGTCTCGCGCCTTGGCTGCGCCGTCTCGTGACTCGACTCATCGCTATCATTCCAGCGGTCATCGTCACAGCTATCGCGGGTGAAAAAGGGGCCGAAGAGCTGCTGGTACTAAGTCAGGTTATTCTGTCCATCCAGCTTCCCTTTGCCATCATTCCGTTGCTGATCTTCACCAGCGACAAAAATCGTATGGGTGAGTTTGCGAACAAAACATGGCAAAAAGTTTTAACCTGGATCGTGACCGCCATCATCATTGTTTTGAATGTAGTGCTTATTGTTCAAACCATTTCAGGTCATTGA